One window of the Deltaproteobacteria bacterium genome contains the following:
- a CDS encoding phenyltransferase domain-containing protein encodes MKHKPDPTPRFETIEVEQMARAILSIQRPSGEIPWSEGGKTDPWDHVESAMGLSVAGFDREARHAYGWLCDIQLEDGAFWASFKDGQPDDRRKDANMTAYVAVGVFHHFLVTGDQSFLERMWPCVSRAVDFAVSLQAPDGQIYWSMDEKGVVDKVALLTGSSSIYLSIRCALAIAARLKKTRPQWEFALRKLGKAIRHRAHLFDETKSRYSMDWYYPILCGAVTGAEAHDRFDGHWDAFVVPNWGSRCVSDRPWVTMAESSELVLALTAAGRHEEAELIFSWIRGSRYEDGFYWTGLTVPDSVIWPEERTSWTTAAVILAGDALYGWTAGSDVFSHAFWEIPRGDAGLSSQRERIAAG; translated from the coding sequence ATGAAACATAAACCCGACCCAACCCCCCGCTTCGAGACCATCGAGGTGGAGCAAATGGCCCGCGCAATACTGAGCATCCAGCGCCCAAGCGGGGAAATCCCCTGGTCCGAGGGCGGTAAGACAGACCCCTGGGACCACGTGGAAAGCGCCATGGGGCTTTCCGTGGCGGGCTTTGACCGCGAGGCCCGGCATGCCTACGGATGGCTCTGCGACATCCAGCTCGAAGACGGCGCTTTCTGGGCCTCCTTCAAGGACGGCCAGCCGGACGACCGCCGCAAGGACGCCAACATGACGGCCTACGTGGCGGTGGGGGTTTTCCATCACTTCCTGGTAACGGGCGACCAATCCTTTCTGGAGCGTATGTGGCCCTGCGTGAGCCGGGCGGTGGATTTCGCCGTGAGCCTCCAGGCCCCGGACGGCCAGATTTACTGGAGCATGGACGAAAAGGGCGTGGTGGACAAGGTGGCGCTTCTGACGGGTTCGTCCTCCATATATCTATCCATCCGCTGCGCCCTGGCCATCGCGGCCCGCCTTAAAAAGACCCGTCCCCAGTGGGAGTTCGCGCTAAGGAAGCTGGGGAAGGCAATAAGGCACAGGGCGCACCTCTTCGATGAAACCAAGAGCCGCTACTCCATGGACTGGTATTACCCCATCCTCTGCGGCGCGGTCACGGGAGCCGAGGCCCACGACCGCTTCGACGGCCACTGGGACGCCTTCGTGGTGCCCAACTGGGGATCGCGCTGCGTTTCCGACCGTCCCTGGGTCACCATGGCCGAAAGCTCGGAGCTGGTCCTGGCCCTCACCGCCGCAGGCCGCCACGAGGAGGCAGAGCTGATATTCTCATGGATAAGGGGCAGCCGCTACGAGGACGGATTCTACTGGACCGGGCTCACCGTGCCCGATTCCGTGATCTGGCCGGAGGAGCGCACGAGCTGGACCACCGCTGCAGTCATCCTGGCCGGGGACGCCCTCTACGGCTGGACTGCGGGTTCCGACGTGTTCTCCCACGCTTTCTGGGAAATCCCCAGGGGGGACGCGGGGCTTTCCAGCCAGCGGGAAAGAATTGCTGCCGGGTGA
- a CDS encoding alpha/beta hydrolase, giving the protein MPHIEISGEKIHYDHTDKGSSKNLVLIHGSGGDSTCWPLAKLETTGANIYSVDLPGHGGSGGNARSDVSEYAAVVTALIKVLGLENVYVAGHSLGGGIALTIGIAAPSWLSGLILVGTGAKLRVNPMIFEALNKDPKGAIAMMDSVIFSADAPEEAKAAMRAVGERTDPSVSIADFTACDKFDVMKELGKISVPCLVVSGGADVLTSVKYGKFLAEGIARAELVIIEGAGHMMALEKPAEFAKALARFLK; this is encoded by the coding sequence ATGCCCCACATCGAAATCAGCGGCGAAAAAATTCACTACGACCATACGGATAAGGGTTCCTCAAAAAACCTGGTGCTGATCCACGGATCGGGCGGCGACTCCACCTGCTGGCCCCTTGCGAAACTGGAAACAACGGGGGCGAACATTTATTCCGTCGATCTTCCGGGCCACGGCGGATCCGGCGGAAACGCGAGGAGCGACGTTTCGGAGTACGCCGCCGTTGTGACGGCCCTCATCAAGGTGCTCGGCCTTGAAAATGTTTATGTGGCCGGGCACAGCCTTGGGGGGGGCATCGCCCTTACAATAGGAATCGCCGCCCCTTCCTGGCTTTCAGGGCTGATCCTGGTGGGCACCGGCGCAAAACTTCGCGTGAACCCCATGATTTTCGAGGCCTTGAACAAAGACCCCAAGGGCGCGATAGCCATGATGGACTCGGTGATTTTCAGCGCGGACGCCCCGGAAGAAGCCAAGGCCGCCATGCGGGCGGTGGGGGAGAGAACCGATCCCTCCGTCTCCATCGCCGATTTCACCGCCTGCGACAAGTTCGACGTTATGAAGGAACTGGGAAAGATTTCAGTCCCCTGCCTGGTGGTTTCGGGCGGCGCGGACGTGCTGACCTCGGTCAAGTACGGGAAATTCCTGGCCGAAGGTATAGCCCGCGCCGAACTTGTTATAATCGAAGGGGCCGGTCACATGATGGCCCTGGAAAAGCCCGCAGAGTTCGCCAAGGCCCTGGCGCGGTTTCTCAAATGA
- a CDS encoding acyltransferase gives MRKDHRPYFVKQLQLRYADWYTDKRLRPQFQYLGKSPAVIRPWNVNVFGYSVRVGDYAMIIAAPDARVNIISWAQADLADLSEIIQNAGKNNGKTAMDEAEKAEKWAGKGIVEIGDYALICPGVRIHAATRIKMGHGVMLAHGSYVTDSDWHGIHDRCLPVGKTAPVEIGDNVWVGDHAIVCKGVSIGENSIIGAGSVVTRDIPANTIAAGNPAVAVRELDPNEPVKGRGAIFANYEETKWMLELADKDAHKNNSIKTWLRYILFPTHQD, from the coding sequence TTGCGTAAGGACCATAGGCCGTACTTCGTAAAACAGCTTCAACTGCGTTATGCCGACTGGTACACAGATAAGAGGCTCCGGCCCCAGTTTCAGTACCTCGGAAAAAGCCCCGCCGTCATCAGGCCATGGAACGTCAACGTTTTCGGCTACTCCGTACGGGTGGGCGATTACGCGATGATAATAGCCGCCCCGGACGCCAGGGTGAACATCATATCCTGGGCCCAGGCCGATCTTGCAGACCTTTCCGAGATCATACAGAACGCCGGGAAAAACAACGGCAAAACCGCCATGGACGAGGCCGAGAAGGCCGAAAAATGGGCGGGCAAGGGCATCGTGGAAATAGGTGATTACGCCCTCATCTGCCCCGGCGTGCGCATTCACGCGGCCACCAGGATCAAGATGGGCCACGGGGTGATGCTGGCCCACGGGTCGTACGTCACGGATTCGGACTGGCACGGAATTCACGACCGCTGCCTTCCGGTGGGCAAGACCGCGCCGGTGGAGATAGGCGACAACGTATGGGTGGGGGACCACGCCATAGTGTGCAAGGGGGTCTCCATCGGGGAAAACTCCATAATTGGCGCGGGCAGCGTGGTGACCAGGGACATCCCGGCCAACACCATAGCGGCGGGAAACCCCGCCGTGGCGGTAAGGGAGCTGGACCCCAATGAACCGGTCAAGGGCCGGGGGGCCATTTTCGCCAATTACGAGGAAACCAAGTGGATGCTTGAGCTTGCCGACAAGGACGCGCACAAGAACAACTCCATCAAAACATGGCTGCGCTATATCCTGTTTCCCACCCACCAAGACTGA